CATCACCGATCACAGATCAACCTTCTGGACCATTAACCATTAACCATTAACCATTTACCATTTACCATTAATCATAATTCAACGTAGAAATATACACTATCAACCACTTGTCATTTTCTTTTACCATTTCTATTTCATAACCCCAATCACCTGCCATTTGAAGTAGCGCTTTGGTTCCATTATTTTCTCCAACGGCAAATTGCAGATTATGTATTTCATTCAACAATAATTCCGGCTCTTGGGTAATCAGCACCAAATCAAATTCAAATCCTTCCGGTGGTCCTTCATTCTGAAGGTTTTCTTCCAGGTAAGCGGCTTTATCCTTAAAGTATTGTAGCCACAGACTTACATATGTGTCTGAAATATATCCACTGCTTTTCAGGAAATTCAAATATTCTTCACCCTGCGCAACGCTTACATTATAATTACCTTGTTTATCCATGTATGTAAAACCAAAACTATTTGCTTTCGAATAATTTTCTTTATACCAGGTCAAAAAACCTTTGACCGATTGTATCATAGCCAGAGTGTCGTTATTAATTTGTTCGGTTGACGCAGAATTTTCTGATGGATGTTGTATGTTACCAGCTTCTGAATTGGGTTTGCAGGACAGAATAGCTATGCATAGTAATATAAGAATTGTCTTCATTTTTGATTTTATATGATTTATGATACAAAAGTGCAGGATGAAATACAAATTATTAATTATTAATGATTCTATGGTGTATAATTTGAAACAAAGTGTATAAAATATCAATTCGGGTGAGATTGTCTTTTATTTGGAATATTTTTAATTCCGGCATTTGGATCTAGTGCTTGAATTTCTGGTTTTTTTTAATTTCTCTCCATATCTTTAATTAATTTTTGTATTACATCATTATTCACAACCGGAAGTATTGGATTTTAATTTTTTTTAAATCTGCTTTTCGGCTGATTTTTTTGTGTTACTGAATAATGAATAAATAAAAACATATCTTTACATCCTAAACAAGTATTTTGTTGAATGAAAGGTAGAATCAGAAGCGATTGAGTACCGATTGTAAGAATATTGATTTTTAATTTCTGTACGGCAAATTTTTAAAATATGGTGCTTTATATCAAATATATGGTAAGCCTTCGATGCAAGTTGGTGGTGAGAGAGGAACTGAAAAATCTGGGATTTCCTATAATTGCTTTGGAATTAGGAAGAGTTGAAATTTTTAAAGATCTGAATCCGGATGAGTTAAAAATATTTGCTAAAGCGATCTTAAAATCCGGGTTGGAATTACTGGATGACAGAAAAACTATCCTGATAGAGAAAATAAAGAATATTATCGTTGAAATGATTCACTACTCAGATGAATTACCTGCAACCAATTTTTCGGATTATCTGAGCAAAAAACTTGAACTTGATTACGTCTATTTAGCAAATACTTTTTCGGAAGTAAACGGCACCACGATTGAACACTTCATTATTTCTCACAAAATAGAGCGGGTAAAAGAACTACTACTTTATGATGAATTGAATCTGACTGAAATTTCATACAAACTGCATTATAGTAGTGTGGCCCATCTCTCCAACCAGTTTAAGAAAGTTACAGGACTTACTCCGACTTTTTTTAAACAAATGAAACAGTACAAAAAACGAATCGCCTTAGAAGACATATGAATTATGTAATTTAGTTTCGAAATTGTATAATTGTTGAAATACATATTGATTGTATCTTTGCATTGTTAATTTAGTTTAACGCAGAATAATAGTCTAAGTCTTTTAAACAATTTAAAATAAGGTTTCATGGGAAATTTGTTATACATAATAGTTGTGATTCTTGTCATTGGATGGCTTATTGGTTTTGTCGGATATAATGCAGGTGGATTAATCCACATTTTATTGGTGATAGCGATCGTGGTTATTCTTTTGAGAATTATTCAGGGGCGAAAAGTAATCTGAATATGCAATCAAAATCAATCGGAATTGTACTGGTTATCATCGGTATATTAATGCTCACGTACACAGGTTTTAATTATGTCACCACTGAAAAAATAGTGGATATCGGACCTCTTCAGGTGGAAACTAAAAAGAATAATTTCGTAAAATTATCACCCGTCATCGGGGCAGTACTTCTCATAGGTGGATTATTTATGATAGTGAAAGGTAAAAAGTAGTGAAAGCTGATTTTTTATAGAACTCAAGATGTTTTTTATTAACTAACAAAACTTAATATTATGCCATTAATTAATGTCTTTATAGTATTGATTGTAGTAGGAGTAATACTCTGGCTCATCAACAGCTACATTCCGATGGATCGCAAGATTAAAAATATTCTTAATGCTGTAGCAGTAATAGTCGTGGTATTGTGGCTTTTACAGGCTTTTGGTGTATTGGACACATTAAAGACCTTAAAGATCTGATACTTTTTATTTATACCACATTCTTATTTTTGTTTTGATCATATTACATTAATCAATGGTAGTTTATAATTTAAACGTCCGCTTAACCAAATCTAAAATTAGCAAAATGAAACTATTAAATACCGTAACATTCAGAATTTTACCTCTTATAATAATGGTATTTCTGATTGTCAGTTTATCTTCCTGTAATAAAAAAATGTTATTTCTTTCTTCATCAGTGGTTCCTGCTGCCAGAGGTGATGTGTCGGTAAAAACAGACAATAACCAAAACCATGCAATCCATGTTAACGTAACAAATCTGGCGGAACCGGAGCGATTGACCCCTCCTAAACAAATGTATATGGTTTGGATGTTAACAGATCAGAATATTACAAAAAATCTGGGTCAGATAAAAACAGCAGATGGTACTTTTTCAAAAACTTTGAAAGCATCCTTTGAAACTGTAACTACTTTCAAACCTGTAAAGGTTTTTATTACAGCAGAAAATGACTCAAACGTCCAATATCCGGATCGTGTGATTATATTGACTACAAGTCAGTTTCAGAATTAATTATTTTACTGAACAGTTAAGTTTATTATATATGCCCATTTTAAATATTTTGTTGGTTCTGGTAGTAGTTGGAGTAATTTTATGGTTGATTAATAATTATATCCCGATGGATAGTAAAATTAAAAGTATATTGAACGTTGTAGCCGTTATAGTTGTTTTAATATGGCTGTTAAAAGCATTCGGTATAGTAAATTAAGAAGTTTTTAAAAGTAAATTCAGAGAAGATTTTAAGGAGTTTAATTTATTTTGAGTCTTTAAAGTCACGACAAATTTTCTTTTTTCTAAAATAATTGGTGGTTTTAAGTTGTTTAAGTTTTGTTTGACCTGTCAGGTGTTGTTCCTGGCAGGTCTTTTTGTAGTGTGCCCAGCATGGGTAATAACTTGGAGGTGAAAGTCCTCTGTGGGCTTGGTAGTAGGAACCACTAGCCAAGAGCAAGGGTGTCGTGGGTGACTGCGAATCTGAAAGAAGCTGGCGGCAAAATCTCGGCCTGACGGACAGAAACTGAATATAAGGCTTACTTAGAACGGACGAGTTTGCTAAACAAAACAAAGTCCTATACTACCCGAGTTCTAAGGAGTAAATTCAGCAGGTATATGAGATGAAGGTTATTATTCTTACCTGGGGAGATCTGTATATACGATACGGATAATTTTTTTTTAGAAGTATCAACCTACATAGTGATATGTGGCTGAATGTACAGAAGTCAGCAGACGTCATAGTACTGGAGTGGTACGTTAGCACTACGAAAGGAAGGACAGAACGCAAAGAATCTATAAATTTTGTAATCTCATGACAGAGCGTAGAAAGCAGACAAACTTGGGGGACAAGGAATCCACAATGGAAGTAGAGATGGAATCTCAAGGTAAGTTGGGAGAGCCTAGCTATGTTGCGGCGAGAACAGAAGGAAGAGATGAGAACAGTAAGCATCATGGACTGCTTGAGAAAATACTATCACGAGAGAATATGAATCGCATATTTGCGAGTGTTAGAAAATGGTGGCAGCTCGGGCATTGATAAGATGGAAGTAAGCGAAATGCTAAAATATCTTAAAGAACACGGGAGTACACTAAAAGAGCAGTTAATGACAGGCAGGTATAAGTCACAAGCAGTAAAACGAGTGGAAATACCGAAACCGGATGGTGGGGTAAGGATGTTGGGGATACCAACAGTAATAGACCGTATGATACAGCAAGCGATAAGCCAAGTACTGACACCGATATACGAAGAAGGATTTTCAGATAGTAGCTACGGCTTCAGACCCAATCGGAATGCACACCAAGCGATATTAAAAGCGAAGGAGTACATAGAAAGTGGTAGGAAGTATGTAGTAGATATTGATCTGGAAAAGTTCTTTGATCGGGTTAATCATGACAAATTGATGTATCTGCTATCAGAAAAGATAGGAGATAAGAGAGTACTGAAATTGATAAGAGAGTACTTAGAATCAGGAGTAATGATAGGTGGATTATATAGCAAGACGGAAGAAGGCACGCCACAAGGTGGGCCATTAAGTCCGCTGTTATCAAATGTGATATTGGATAAATTGGACAAGGAGTTAGAGCGTCGTGGTCACAAATTTTGCAGATACGCAGATGATTGTAATATCTATGTACAGACAAAACGATCAGCAGAACGAGTGATGCGAAGTGTCAGTAAATACTTGGAAGAAGAACTCCGACTGAAGGTAAATGAGAAGAAAAGTGAAACAGGCAGCCCGAAGGAACGAAAATTCTTAGGCTTTAGCTTTTATCAGAAACGAAAAGAAATAGGGGTAAGAATCCATCCTAAATCACTCGAACGGATAAAGGAAAAGGTCAGGAAATTGACAAGTAGAAGTAATGGCATGAGTATAGAAGTAAGGATAAAGAAACTATCAAGCCTCATAGGTGGCTGGGTAAGTTACTATAAACTAGCGGACATCAAGAGTCATTGCCAAAAGTTAGACGAATGGCTGAGAAGGCGACTAAGAATGTGCTATTGGAAGAACTGGAAGCGTGTAAAGACGAAGCATGATAATCTAATAAAACTTGGCGTGCCAAATTTCAAAGCATGGGAATTTGCTAATACAAGGAAAAGTTATTGGAGAATCGCCAATAGTCCGATATTAGCGACTAGTTTGACCAACCAGTATTTCGAGAACCTTAAACTGCTCACTTTCAGCCGAGCTTACAGTAAAACTTAGTAACTTTGCGAACCGCCGTATGCCGAACGGCACGTACGGTGGTGTGAGAGGACGGTAGATAAATTAATTATCTACCTCCTACTCAATTTTGGTATTCAATTGAATTCAGTTTTTAAGCGGTCTTAATTTTACTGTGAAACTGATTAATTGGACAGTCATATATAATGTAATAGCCACGGGGCTAAACTGATGTATTTGGTTAATGTCCTCATTAGATTAATTTAAGATCCGGTATATTAGCACGGGATCGGTTTTGTAACATTATGTTTATGTTGTAATATTATGTTTATGAGGTTTGGGTCAATGTAGAAAATAATTCTTTGGAGATACAAATTTTCCGCCGGCTTAATTATCAATCAGATACCTTAAAAGCCTTCCTGAACTTCTTCGAATTCGTATTAACTTTTACAGTATCACTTCAATGTTATTTGTACGGGAAAAAGCAATAATGTCAGGAATCTTTTTTTCTAAAGGTAAACGATAATTTATGACACAAAATGGTTATTGGCAAAGTTTGAATTTCGATGTCTGGAGGATGATGAGAGTGATTCGGAGGAATAGTAATGAACGCCACATCTGATCCAATCATCTTAAAATGTGAATATGTACCATTTATACCAAAGCACAAAAAAAGACTTGCCCAAATGAATGAACAAGTCTTATTGTAAGTAGCGTTTAGGGAATAGTTAAAAAGCCGTATAAGATCAGAATCTGTATCCTGCTGACAGACCAAACTCTACATTTTTAATGCTTGTTTGGTTACCTGTCAGCCTGTTGTCTTCCGGGTATATATTTATGAGTCCCAATTGAGTATTCAGTTGTATGAATATACCTGCCGG
The genomic region above belongs to Saprospiraceae bacterium and contains:
- a CDS encoding helix-turn-helix transcriptional regulator, producing the protein MVLYIKYMVSLRCKLVVREELKNLGFPIIALELGRVEIFKDLNPDELKIFAKAILKSGLELLDDRKTILIEKIKNIIVEMIHYSDELPATNFSDYLSKKLELDYVYLANTFSEVNGTTIEHFIISHKIERVKELLLYDELNLTEISYKLHYSSVAHLSNQFKKVTGLTPTFFKQMKQYKKRIALEDI
- a CDS encoding lmo0937 family membrane protein — protein: MGNLLYIIVVILVIGWLIGFVGYNAGGLIHILLVIAIVVILLRIIQGRKVI